A stretch of the Medicago truncatula cultivar Jemalong A17 chromosome 5, MtrunA17r5.0-ANR, whole genome shotgun sequence genome encodes the following:
- the LOC11435238 gene encoding AT-hook motif nuclear-localized protein 21: MAAEKELAPFSQSSNTENEFSQNNYVRFSTSLLNTTTNIGTENLVMPKSPPGGAPSSGMLIDLPQNSREDLITTSSKRSRGRSKGSKNKPKPPVVITVEPESFMKQIFIEISAGCDVVESIIKMAWRHQADISVMRGSGLVSNITIRNSTSHSPALTIEGPIKMMSLSGTYINPNSDTVPSEFITNPNHSSFSIFLSGNGNEGQVYGGIVIGKIMASGNVMITATLQKKPKFYRVT; the protein is encoded by the coding sequence atGGCAGCTGAGAAAGAACTTGCACCCTTTTCTCAATCCTCAAACACTGAGAATGAATTCTCACAAAATAACTATGTGAGATTTTCAACCTCTCTCCTAAACACTACCACAAACATTGGTACTGAAAACTTGGTTATGCCAAAATCACCACCAGGAGGAGCCCCCTCCTCTGGTATGTTAATCGATCTACCTCAAAATTCGAGGGAGGATCTGATCACAACCTCCTCAAAGAGATCAAGGGGTAGATCAAAGGGCTCCAAAAATAAACCCAAACCCCCAGTGGTGATCACCGTAGAGCCTGAAAGTTTtatgaaacaaatttttatcGAAATATCAGCTGGATGTGATGTTGTGGAGTCCATCATCAAGATGGCTTGGCGTCATCAAGCTGATATCTCAGTAATGAGAGGTTCCGGTCTTGTCTCTAATATTACCATCCGTAACTCGACATCTCATTCCCCTGCACTAACTATTGAAGGACCCATCAAAATGATGTCTCTCTCTGGCACTTACATCAATCCCAATTCTGATACTGTTCCTTCTGAATTCATCACCAACCCTAACCATTCTTCTTTTAGCATTTTCCTATCTGGTAATGGTAATGAGGGTCAGGTGTATGGTGGGATTGTTATAGGCAAGATAATGGCTTCGGGTAATGTTATGATTACCGCCACTCTTCAGAAGAAGCCCAAATTTTATAGGGTGACCTAG